The DNA region CGGCCCGCACATCTGGGAGGACCACTTCCTGCCCGAGGTCGTCGACGAGAACGGGCAGCCCCTGCCGGACGGCGAGCGCGGCGAGCTGGTGTTCACCTCGCTCACCAAGCAGGCGTTCCCCGTGCTGCGCTACCGCACCCGCGACCTCACCCGGCTCCTGCCCGGCACCGCCCGCCCGGCGATGCGCCGGATCGAGAAGATCACGGGCCGCAACGACGACATGATCATCCTGCGCGGCGTGAACATCTTCCCCACCCAGATCGAGGAACTCGTGATGGGGATCGAGCAGCTCACCCCGCACTTCGTGATCGAGCTGACCCGCGAGGGACGGATGGACGCCATGGCGGTGCGGATCGAGCGTCACCCGAGCCTGGAACGCGGTGTGTGCGAGGCCGCGGCGAAAGTGCTGGCCGAACGCATCAAGACGCACGTCGGCTCGAGCGTCGCGGTGCGATTGGAGGAACCCGGCGCCCTGCCCCGCAGCGAGGGCAAGTACAAGCGCGTCTACGACCTGCGGTGAGTGCTATTGCGGATGCGCGATAGCACTGCGGTGACTTCTCGGAGGCACTGTCCCGGAGTCCGGCCCGTGAGACTTCCTCTGCAGCACTGGACGTCCCCTATCGGGCCCAGGGTCATGCGAACTCGAACTGGCGAAGAGCATCGAGAAGATCGTCGGTTCCTCCCCCTCGCCCCAATGCCGACACGCTGTCCACGATCCGCGAGGCGGCGCGCGCACCTATGAGGCCGTCCATCAGATCATGAGCCTTCTCGACGACCTCCGCTTCGCACATCGGGTTATCCGGCGTACCTCGAACCGCTGTCACCGTGCGCTGCCTTGAATGCCCATCGTCGAAGACGAGGACGACCGTCGCTCGGCGGACCGCTGTCACCGACCGGTCATACACCAGACGCGTCCGGCTGACGAGGCTTCGGATCGCCGGTTCCGTCATGCGTGCGCGATCGTGGGCCATGGCGAAGCTGAACCGCCCGTCCACGATCGTTCCGGCGATCAGGTACTGCACATTGATGTTCGGGAGCTCACGCCCATCGACCACGCGGGCGAGATCATGCGGAATGGTGACGATGACGCTGTCAACGGCGGAAGGATCCACCGGTTCCTCATCGAGCAGATCGAGAACGGCCTGCACCGCGGCCTGGGATGGCGAGCCCACGGCGAGCTTCTTGATCGTAGACCGGACGATCTCGAATCTGGTGCCGAGCTCCGCTGTCAACTGCGCACGATCCGGCGACGGCGAATAGGCGTCCAGGACGTTCGGAGACGCGGCGAACGGATCCGGAACGCCCCGCAGTCCGCCTTCGGCGAGTTGCGCGGCCCGGACCCCGTTCGACGCCGGCATCCCACCGAAGACGAACGCCTTCTCGATGTGATGCGGGTCACGAGCCCAGCTCGTGGTTCCGGACGCACTCTGGCCGGCTAGAGCGAGCATAGCGCGCATGCCCTCCTCTCCCAGCCGCATCAGCACCGACGATGCAACCGCGGCCGCGTAGACTCCCACGTGCGCATGAGTGCTGATGGAGCTGCCTTCGAGCGGCGACTCCGGATGCCCGATGGCCATGCCGATGCGCGTTCCGACGTCATACCCGGCACA from Microbacterium soli includes:
- a CDS encoding MmgE/PrpD family protein: MQVSTQTRTLADYLSAAAHRPLSDSVMAKARLHLLDTLAAIISGAHMPAGIMGRDYVRRFGGHGRAHVIGTSLRTGAVDAALANGMSAHADETDDSHAMSLSHPGCAVVSAALAVAAGRSVSGDLLLRAVCAGYDVGTRIGMAIGHPESPLEGSSISTHAHVGVYAAAVASSVLMRLGEEGMRAMLALAGQSASGTTSWARDPHHIEKAFVFGGMPASNGVRAAQLAEGGLRGVPDPFAASPNVLDAYSPSPDRAQLTAELGTRFEIVRSTIKKLAVGSPSQAAVQAVLDLLDEEPVDPSAVDSVIVTIPHDLARVVDGRELPNINVQYLIAGTIVDGRFSFAMAHDRARMTEPAIRSLVSRTRLVYDRSVTAVRRATVVLVFDDGHSRQRTVTAVRGTPDNPMCEAEVVEKAHDLMDGLIGARAASRIVDSVSALGRGGGTDDLLDALRQFEFA